One Fontisphaera persica DNA window includes the following coding sequences:
- a CDS encoding phosphoglycerate kinase, with protein MAKLTVKELEVRGKRVFVRVDFNVPMEEKGGQMVVTDVTRIQETLPTLRLLMDKGAKIILASHLGRPKGTKDPTMSLRPVAAKLSEMIGKPVAFVEDCIGEPVAGAVAAMKEGDLLLLENVRFYAEEEANDPAFAQKMAAVADVYVNDAFGSAHRAHASTEGVARVVAARGGQCAAGLLMERELKFLGDELENPARPFVVILGGAKVSDKIKVIDRLLEKADSLLIGGAMAYTFRLAQGYQTGKSLVEPDKVDVAKAALAKAQAKGVKFLLPVDDVVATPVKTDKLDKKGKPVIEYQGAQVNADMNCPADKAGLDIGPATIQAYAEVIAGAKTILWNGPMGLFENKEFAKGTNAIAQAVADATQQGAKSIIGGGDSVKALNKAGLGGKVTFMSTGGGASLEFLEGAVLPGVAALSDK; from the coding sequence ATGGCAAAGCTGACGGTCAAAGAACTTGAGGTGCGCGGCAAGCGCGTGTTTGTGCGGGTGGATTTCAACGTGCCCATGGAGGAAAAAGGCGGGCAAATGGTGGTGACGGATGTCACGCGCATTCAGGAAACCCTGCCCACGCTTCGGTTGTTGATGGACAAAGGGGCCAAGATCATTCTGGCGTCACACTTGGGGCGCCCCAAGGGCACGAAAGACCCCACGATGTCGCTGCGTCCGGTGGCGGCCAAGTTGAGCGAGATGATCGGCAAACCAGTGGCGTTTGTGGAGGATTGCATTGGCGAGCCGGTGGCCGGCGCGGTGGCCGCCATGAAGGAGGGCGATCTGCTGCTGTTGGAGAATGTGCGGTTTTACGCGGAAGAGGAGGCCAATGACCCGGCGTTTGCGCAGAAAATGGCGGCGGTGGCGGATGTCTATGTCAACGACGCCTTTGGCTCGGCGCACCGGGCGCATGCCTCCACGGAGGGCGTGGCGCGGGTGGTGGCGGCGCGCGGCGGCCAATGCGCGGCAGGTTTGTTGATGGAGCGCGAGTTGAAGTTTTTGGGCGACGAGCTGGAGAATCCGGCCCGGCCGTTTGTGGTCATTCTCGGCGGCGCCAAGGTGTCGGACAAAATCAAGGTCATTGACCGCCTGTTGGAAAAAGCGGACAGCCTGCTCATCGGCGGCGCCATGGCCTATACTTTCCGCCTGGCCCAAGGGTATCAAACCGGCAAATCACTGGTGGAGCCGGACAAGGTGGACGTGGCCAAAGCTGCTCTCGCCAAGGCCCAGGCCAAAGGGGTGAAGTTTCTGTTGCCGGTGGATGATGTGGTGGCCACGCCGGTCAAAACCGACAAGCTCGATAAAAAAGGCAAGCCGGTCATCGAATACCAGGGCGCGCAGGTCAATGCGGACATGAACTGTCCGGCGGACAAGGCTGGTTTGGACATCGGCCCGGCCACCATCCAGGCCTATGCGGAAGTGATCGCCGGGGCCAAGACCATTTTGTGGAATGGTCCGATGGGGTTGTTTGAAAACAAGGAATTCGCCAAGGGCACCAACGCCATCGCTCAGGCCGTGGCGGACGCGACGCAGCAAGGGGCCAAGAGCATCATCGGTGGCGGGGACAGCGTGAAGGCGTTGAACAAGGCCGGGCTGGGCGGCAAGGTCACCTTTATGAGCACCGGTGGCGGCGCCAGCCTTGAGTTTCTGGAAGGCGCAGTCCTGCCGGGGGTCGCTGCCTTGAGCGACAAATAA
- a CDS encoding FmdB family zinc ribbon protein, with protein MPIYEFACPKCRKIFSFLSKRVNPEGLPTCPKCGHKNLERVMSRFATPRGLKEPSATPEDDGPPLPDVDETRMEKVMSEIERDMEHLDENNPRHMAHVMKKMKEALPPGLMPKELDVAIKRLEKGEDPEKIEEDMGDVLDAALGPDDPEGMGGMGGGGGYSRDSGLYDY; from the coding sequence ATGCCGATTTACGAATTTGCATGTCCGAAATGCCGGAAGATATTCAGCTTCCTCTCCAAACGGGTGAATCCGGAGGGGCTGCCGACGTGCCCAAAATGCGGCCATAAAAACCTGGAGCGGGTGATGAGCCGCTTTGCCACGCCGCGCGGCCTGAAAGAACCCTCCGCCACGCCGGAAGACGACGGCCCGCCGTTGCCGGACGTGGACGAAACCCGGATGGAAAAGGTCATGTCGGAAATCGAGCGGGACATGGAGCATTTGGATGAAAACAACCCGCGGCACATGGCGCACGTGATGAAAAAAATGAAGGAGGCGCTGCCCCCCGGGCTGATGCCCAAAGAACTGGACGTGGCCATCAAGCGGCTAGAAAAAGGCGAAGACCCGGAAAAAATCGAGGAAGATATGGGCGATGTGCTGGATGCGGCACTCGGCCCGGATGACCCCGAAGGCATGGGCGGCATGGGGGGTGGCGGCGGTTATTCACGGGACAGCGGGTTGTACGATTACTAA
- a CDS encoding NUDIX hydrolase, translating to MAHIHERIDFTVSIFVVRQRRVLLVLHRNLGQWLPLGGHIELDEDPEQAALREAREESGLEIELLGERPPTTGPDTRALIAPRFLDIHRITDTHEHIGMIYWARPKNGQETLRLAAAEHHAIRWCGADELDALEPALRPAVKWYCLQALAEIDG from the coding sequence ATGGCCCACATCCACGAGCGCATTGATTTCACGGTGTCCATCTTTGTGGTGCGCCAACGCCGCGTGCTGCTGGTGTTGCACCGCAACCTGGGCCAGTGGCTGCCCTTGGGCGGGCATATTGAACTGGACGAGGACCCCGAGCAGGCCGCGCTACGCGAAGCCCGGGAAGAAAGCGGCCTGGAAATTGAACTTCTGGGCGAGCGTCCGCCCACCACCGGCCCCGACACTCGCGCCTTGATTGCCCCACGGTTTCTGGACATCCACCGCATCACCGACACCCACGAGCACATCGGCATGATTTACTGGGCGCGTCCCAAAAACGGTCAGGAGACTTTGCGTCTGGCCGCTGCCGAGCATCACGCCATTCGCTGGTGTGGCGCGGATGAATTGGATGCGCTCGAACCTGCCCTACGCCCCGCCGTCAAATGGTACTGCCTGCAGGCACTGGCGGAAATTGACGGCTAA
- a CDS encoding MFS transporter, whose translation MHWRPYKTLFFVLTGLNSFATTFFFNYLLFLFRNQFHFGRKETLALGAVHGLMYLFFSWRGGRLAQRLGYLPTLGLGLSIMLASLAAAGLFPAFAVQVGALMVWTAGMSLTWPALEALVCDGEDERGLPRMVGIYNLTWAGTAAAGYFTGGAIFDYLGLAGLYGVPLAVLVLQISAVAWLMRRTAAASPHAQQDKPADPPPPPPAHAPEAAALAQPVPPETFLKMAWLANPFAYMAINTIVLIIPDLARHFQLTPTQSGIFCSVWFFMRLLAFAVLWKWTAWHYRFRWLAGSYVALVAGFLTLLLAPQLWLVIVAQILFGLATGLIYYSSLFYAMDVGEASQGEHGGLHEAAIGLGICVGPALGAASLYAFPGSSHTGTYAVGLLLLTGLAGLLWLRWRPSRQAHPSRQS comes from the coding sequence ATGCACTGGCGACCTTACAAAACCCTCTTTTTCGTCCTCACTGGGCTCAACTCTTTTGCCACGACTTTTTTCTTTAACTACCTCCTCTTCCTGTTTCGCAATCAATTCCATTTTGGCCGCAAGGAAACGCTGGCGCTGGGGGCCGTGCATGGGTTGATGTACCTGTTTTTCTCCTGGCGTGGCGGACGTCTGGCCCAACGTCTGGGGTACCTTCCCACCCTGGGGCTGGGGCTGAGCATCATGCTCGCCAGCCTCGCTGCCGCCGGACTTTTTCCCGCCTTCGCCGTGCAAGTCGGCGCGCTGATGGTCTGGACCGCCGGCATGAGCCTGACCTGGCCAGCCCTGGAAGCGCTGGTCTGTGACGGCGAAGACGAGCGCGGGCTGCCGCGCATGGTGGGCATCTACAACCTGACCTGGGCCGGCACTGCCGCGGCAGGCTATTTCACCGGGGGCGCCATTTTCGATTACCTCGGCCTGGCGGGCCTTTACGGCGTGCCCCTCGCTGTGCTGGTCCTGCAAATCAGCGCCGTGGCCTGGCTCATGCGCCGCACGGCGGCGGCCTCGCCTCACGCACAGCAAGACAAGCCCGCCGACCCGCCCCCACCGCCACCCGCTCATGCCCCGGAAGCGGCCGCCCTGGCCCAACCTGTGCCGCCGGAAACTTTCCTGAAAATGGCCTGGCTGGCCAACCCCTTCGCCTACATGGCCATCAATACCATCGTGCTGATCATTCCGGACCTCGCCCGCCATTTTCAGCTTACCCCCACCCAGTCGGGCATCTTCTGCTCCGTCTGGTTTTTTATGCGCCTGCTGGCCTTTGCCGTGCTGTGGAAGTGGACGGCCTGGCATTATCGTTTCCGCTGGCTGGCCGGCTCCTATGTGGCGCTGGTCGCCGGATTCCTCACCCTGCTCCTGGCACCTCAACTCTGGCTGGTCATTGTGGCCCAAATCTTGTTTGGCCTGGCCACCGGCCTCATTTACTACTCCTCCCTCTTCTACGCCATGGACGTGGGCGAGGCCAGCCAGGGCGAACATGGTGGGCTTCACGAAGCCGCCATCGGTCTGGGCATCTGCGTCGGCCCCGCTTTGGGGGCGGCCTCCTTATACGCCTTCCCCGGGTCATCCCACACGGGCACTTATGCCGTCGGCCTGCTGTTATTAACCGGCCTGGCCGGACTGCTCTGGCTCCGCTGGCGGCCCTCTCGTCAAGCCCATCCTTCCAGGCAGTCCTGA
- a CDS encoding competence type IV pilus major pilin ComGC: MRPKTSARGGFTLVEIMIVVAIIGLLLAIAVPNFVKSRQLAQSRACMNNLRQIQASKQLWGVEKSKAPTDVPTDDDLIGPTLYLKVKPICPAGGTYSYNALSLPVTCSVEGHTLEW; encoded by the coding sequence ATGAGGCCAAAAACTTCAGCCCGCGGGGGCTTCACCCTGGTGGAAATCATGATTGTGGTGGCCATCATCGGCTTATTGCTGGCCATTGCCGTGCCCAACTTCGTCAAGAGCCGTCAATTAGCCCAAAGCCGAGCCTGCATGAACAACCTGCGGCAGATTCAGGCGTCCAAACAACTCTGGGGAGTGGAAAAAAGCAAGGCCCCAACGGACGTGCCTACGGATGATGACCTGATTGGCCCTACGCTCTATCTGAAGGTCAAGCCGATCTGCCCGGCAGGTGGCACGTATTCCTACAATGCATTGAGTCTGCCGGTGACCTGCAGTGTCGAGGGGCATACGCTCGAGTGGTAG
- a CDS encoding Gfo/Idh/MocA family protein — translation MNKNGSTNTASRRQFLKQSSFALAGAATAAQLPFVITAHAAPDDPIRIGVIGCGGRGTGAVLNVLGAQTKVIYPSSGYHTEDVAQTGPLQRKDVQVVALADVFEDRLERCRENLSKLAINIPQERCFTGFNGYKKLLAIPEINYIILATPPHFRPQQLMDAIQAGKHVFMEKPVAVDGPGVRMVIEAGELAKKKGLGIASGTQRRHQRSYRETIKRIHDGAIGEILYGRAYWCGGEIWVIDRKPNMSDMEWQLRNWNYFTWLSGDHIVEQHVHNLDIMNWVLNAHPVRAVVGCGGRQVRTDAKYGNIYDHFAVEFEYENGARVFSFSRQINGCDGKVEEAVVGVKGYSNCHNFIRSEGNNLWRYRDPDVNPYEAEHQNLIASIRAGNPINEARAVAESTLMAIMGRECVYSGKAVTWDAMLNSKVRLGPDKYEFGPLPIAPVAMPGRTAPAV, via the coding sequence ATGAATAAAAACGGCTCAACCAATACGGCCTCACGGCGTCAATTTTTGAAACAATCCTCCTTCGCCCTGGCTGGGGCTGCCACAGCCGCCCAACTGCCCTTCGTCATCACCGCCCACGCGGCGCCGGATGACCCCATTCGCATCGGCGTCATCGGCTGCGGTGGGCGCGGTACCGGGGCAGTCTTGAATGTCCTTGGCGCGCAGACCAAGGTCATCTACCCCTCCAGCGGTTACCACACCGAGGATGTGGCCCAAACCGGCCCCCTGCAGCGCAAAGATGTCCAGGTGGTGGCGCTGGCCGATGTCTTCGAGGACCGCCTGGAACGCTGTCGGGAAAACCTGTCCAAACTGGCAATCAACATTCCGCAGGAGCGGTGTTTTACCGGCTTCAATGGTTACAAAAAACTCCTCGCCATCCCGGAAATCAACTACATCATCCTGGCCACCCCACCCCATTTCCGCCCGCAACAGCTCATGGACGCCATCCAGGCCGGCAAGCACGTTTTCATGGAAAAGCCTGTGGCCGTGGACGGCCCCGGCGTGCGCATGGTCATTGAGGCGGGTGAATTGGCCAAAAAGAAGGGCCTGGGCATCGCCTCCGGCACGCAGCGCCGCCATCAGCGCAGCTACCGCGAGACCATTAAACGCATCCATGACGGAGCCATCGGAGAAATCCTCTATGGCCGGGCTTATTGGTGTGGCGGCGAAATATGGGTCATTGACCGCAAACCCAACATGAGCGACATGGAATGGCAGCTTCGCAACTGGAATTATTTCACCTGGCTTTCGGGCGACCATATTGTCGAGCAACACGTGCACAACCTGGACATCATGAACTGGGTGCTCAACGCCCACCCGGTCCGCGCCGTGGTGGGCTGTGGCGGGCGCCAGGTGCGCACCGATGCCAAGTACGGCAACATCTACGACCACTTTGCCGTCGAGTTTGAGTATGAGAATGGCGCCCGCGTCTTCAGTTTCAGCCGCCAAATCAACGGTTGCGACGGCAAGGTGGAAGAAGCGGTGGTGGGAGTCAAAGGCTACAGCAACTGCCACAATTTCATCCGCTCCGAGGGCAACAACCTGTGGCGCTATCGTGACCCGGATGTGAATCCGTATGAGGCTGAACACCAAAACCTCATCGCCAGCATCCGCGCGGGCAACCCCATCAATGAGGCGCGCGCCGTCGCCGAAAGCACCCTCATGGCCATCATGGGCCGGGAGTGTGTGTACAGCGGCAAAGCCGTGACTTGGGACGCCATGCTCAACTCCAAAGTGCGCCTGGGCCCCGACAAGTACGAGTTTGGCCCGCTGCCCATCGCGCCGGTGGCCATGCCAGGGCGCACGGCGCCCGCCGTCTAA
- a CDS encoding AAA family ATPase has translation MSDTASLAKCLSYIDAQFTPLPGSEQGPLTRRRLASITLSRQAGAGGRAVAEMLVTHLQQMEKEPGPPWTVFDRNLVEKVLEDHHLPQRLAEYMPEDRRPLLDDIMEELLGLHPPSWTLFHQTCQTILHLVTLGHAIILGRGANLIAARLDNVVHVRLVGSLERRIERVCATRRVSPKEARELIDQEDRSRAAYVKKHFGKDVEDAQYYHLVINTDYVTLQEAVQLIAFLTCRRQESPVRTH, from the coding sequence ATGAGTGACACCGCCAGTCTCGCCAAATGCCTCAGTTATATTGATGCCCAGTTCACTCCCTTGCCCGGCTCCGAGCAAGGCCCACTCACGCGCCGCCGTCTGGCGTCCATTACGCTGTCCCGCCAGGCCGGAGCTGGCGGACGCGCCGTGGCGGAAATGCTCGTCACGCACTTGCAGCAAATGGAAAAAGAACCCGGACCGCCTTGGACGGTCTTTGACCGGAATCTGGTGGAAAAAGTGCTGGAGGACCATCATTTGCCGCAGCGACTGGCCGAGTATATGCCGGAAGACCGGCGCCCATTGTTGGACGACATCATGGAGGAGCTGCTGGGGTTGCATCCGCCTTCCTGGACGTTGTTTCACCAGACCTGCCAGACCATCCTGCATCTCGTCACCCTGGGACATGCCATCATCCTGGGCCGGGGCGCCAATTTGATTGCGGCCAGACTGGACAATGTCGTTCACGTGCGCCTGGTGGGCTCGCTGGAACGGCGCATCGAGCGGGTGTGCGCCACGCGCCGTGTATCGCCAAAAGAAGCGCGTGAATTAATTGATCAGGAAGACCGCTCCCGCGCCGCTTACGTGAAGAAACACTTTGGCAAAGATGTGGAGGATGCCCAGTATTATCACCTGGTCATCAACACGGATTACGTGACCTTGCAGGAGGCTGTGCAGTTAATTGCCTTTTTGACCTGCCGGCGGCAGGAGTCCCCCGTCCGCACCCACTAA
- a CDS encoding DUF5722 domain-containing protein, which yields MKKSRAGIVQWAMFDLMRWVAAVWVLVGAVGTSGAEFPQPASKKGLQVQMVDDALALGVKHAAININLTGLVDVHRQSGNPAWTSGGQIYHFQKSYLESLDRQIKPLSDRGIVVYLIVLSYASGRPEVDKLALHPNYATNAPNRLGAFNTVTPEGRAWYAACLEFLAHRWSGTNQAHGRVAGYIIGNEVTSHWWWCNMGPVSMEKFTAYYEDTVRLFHAAIRRQAPWPRVYLSLDHHWNIRYAAGDDQQAFAGRPFLEAFAARARQRGDFDWHLAYHPYPENLFEPRFWLDKTAVPHPDTPRITFKNLHVLTEFMRQPAMRYRGTPRRIILSEQGFHTPKGPEGELLQAAAYCYAYQIVERNDGIDAFILHRHVDHAHEGGLLLGLWRNRPGSVAEPYQKKRIYECFRLADTPQWREAFDFALPIIGLKNWNEIPRHP from the coding sequence TTGAAAAAAAGCCGCGCAGGCATCGTCCAATGGGCGATGTTTGACTTGATGCGATGGGTGGCAGCGGTGTGGGTATTGGTAGGCGCGGTGGGGACCAGTGGGGCTGAGTTTCCCCAGCCTGCCTCCAAAAAGGGCCTGCAAGTGCAAATGGTGGATGACGCCCTGGCCCTGGGGGTCAAACACGCCGCTATCAATATCAACTTGACTGGACTGGTGGATGTCCATCGCCAGTCTGGCAATCCCGCCTGGACTTCTGGCGGGCAAATCTATCATTTTCAAAAAAGTTATCTGGAAAGCCTGGACCGGCAGATTAAGCCCCTTTCTGACCGCGGCATCGTGGTATATCTCATCGTCCTGAGTTACGCCTCCGGACGCCCCGAGGTGGATAAACTGGCCCTGCACCCCAACTATGCCACCAATGCTCCCAACCGCCTGGGAGCTTTCAACACTGTCACGCCAGAAGGACGGGCATGGTACGCGGCCTGTCTGGAATTCCTGGCGCATCGCTGGTCAGGCACCAACCAGGCTCACGGACGGGTGGCGGGCTATATCATCGGCAATGAGGTCACCAGTCACTGGTGGTGGTGCAACATGGGACCCGTCTCCATGGAAAAGTTCACTGCCTACTACGAGGACACCGTGCGGCTGTTTCATGCGGCGATTCGCCGCCAAGCCCCGTGGCCGCGGGTTTATCTTTCCCTGGACCACCATTGGAATATCCGTTACGCCGCCGGTGATGACCAACAAGCCTTTGCCGGACGCCCCTTCCTGGAGGCCTTCGCGGCCCGTGCCCGCCAGCGGGGCGATTTTGACTGGCATCTGGCGTACCACCCCTACCCGGAGAATCTGTTTGAGCCTCGTTTCTGGCTGGATAAAACGGCCGTGCCCCACCCTGACACCCCGCGGATTACCTTCAAAAACCTGCATGTTCTCACCGAGTTCATGCGCCAGCCGGCCATGCGGTATCGCGGAACGCCCCGGAGAATCATTCTCAGCGAGCAAGGATTCCACACCCCCAAAGGACCGGAAGGCGAGCTGCTGCAGGCCGCTGCCTACTGCTATGCCTACCAGATAGTGGAGCGCAATGACGGCATTGACGCCTTCATTCTCCACCGGCATGTGGACCACGCCCACGAAGGCGGCCTGCTGCTGGGACTGTGGCGGAATCGCCCCGGCAGTGTGGCCGAGCCCTACCAGAAGAAACGCATTTACGAGTGTTTCCGCCTGGCCGATACCCCGCAATGGCGCGAAGCCTTCGACTTCGCCCTGCCCATCATCGGCCTCAAAAACTGGAACGAAATTCCGCGGCACCCATGA
- a CDS encoding ThuA domain-containing protein — protein MKITKALTLALCAASLLWAVNSPAAERKIVLLAGTPSHGPGEHEHNAGCLLLGRLLNQMGGVKAVVHTNGWPKDMTIFDGADAVFIYCDGGGGHMAVRERQRLTFLGELMKRGVGFGCCHYAVEVPKDNGGPEFLNWMGGYFETHWSVNPHWDADFKVIPKHPITDGVRPFKIRDEWYFHMRFQEGMKGVTPILSAVAPPSTMNRPDGPHSGNPAVREAVAKGEPQHVMWAYERPDGGRGFGFTGGHFHNNWGHDDFRKVVLNAILWIAKAPIPPGGVQSVVTPEDLKQNLDPKGRK, from the coding sequence ATGAAAATCACCAAAGCACTGACACTGGCCCTCTGCGCGGCCAGTCTTTTATGGGCGGTCAACAGCCCGGCCGCTGAACGTAAAATCGTCCTGCTCGCAGGCACCCCCAGCCACGGTCCCGGCGAGCATGAACACAATGCGGGCTGCCTGTTGCTGGGACGTTTGCTCAATCAAATGGGCGGGGTCAAAGCCGTCGTCCACACCAACGGCTGGCCCAAGGACATGACCATTTTTGACGGCGCCGATGCTGTGTTCATTTATTGCGACGGCGGCGGCGGGCACATGGCGGTGCGTGAGCGCCAGCGCCTGACTTTCCTGGGCGAACTGATGAAGCGCGGGGTGGGCTTTGGCTGCTGCCATTATGCCGTGGAAGTGCCCAAGGACAATGGCGGCCCGGAGTTTCTAAACTGGATGGGCGGCTATTTTGAAACCCATTGGTCGGTCAATCCCCATTGGGACGCTGACTTCAAGGTCATTCCCAAGCATCCCATCACCGATGGCGTGCGCCCCTTCAAAATTCGTGATGAATGGTACTTCCACATGCGCTTCCAGGAGGGCATGAAAGGCGTGACCCCCATTCTCAGCGCGGTGGCTCCCCCCTCCACCATGAACCGGCCGGATGGCCCCCACAGCGGCAATCCCGCCGTGCGCGAAGCCGTGGCCAAGGGCGAGCCGCAGCATGTCATGTGGGCCTACGAACGCCCCGATGGCGGGCGCGGTTTTGGCTTCACCGGCGGCCATTTCCATAACAATTGGGGCCATGATGATTTCCGCAAAGTGGTGCTAAACGCCATTCTTTGGATTGCCAAGGCCCCCATTCCCCCCGGCGGCGTGCAGAGCGTGGTCACCCCCGAGGACCTGAAGCAGAACCTGGACCCCAAGGGCCGTAAATAA
- a CDS encoding endonuclease/exonuclease/phosphatase family protein, whose protein sequence is MDRPQTTRWERGLDALAAAWQRRHEPGSGWRRWTQWCRRLVVAANFLYLAGLLALWALTAGVGERHYFTAFCLFVPPQVWLLPLLLLLPLSWGFCRRCLWLHGVAILWVAFGFYDFHWYRPKAASSPVLRVMTNNYGQNNRQSFTAFMQQEQPDVIALQEAVGQMGRLLRAYTNYQGRAFGEFVLLSRHPILSSGPIPVYDAFGWPVGAWFELQAHSRTVVVYNVHLPSPRRELYRLRGLGVLVALAGETAGESRSSRFQEDVAKAWQQRVDIAQRLIAHLQKEKRPFVVAGDFNMPSRGWLHRQFHAEFADAFAEAGRGYGLTFPGYSSNPLTGFGPWLRLDYVFCSPQLRPVYCVTERGRRSQHRAVAAHLEWKE, encoded by the coding sequence ATGGACCGCCCGCAAACAACGAGGTGGGAACGGGGGCTGGATGCACTGGCCGCCGCGTGGCAGCGCCGCCATGAACCGGGGAGCGGCTGGCGGCGATGGACGCAATGGTGCCGGCGGCTGGTAGTCGCGGCCAACTTCCTCTACCTTGCTGGACTCCTGGCCCTCTGGGCGCTGACGGCAGGGGTGGGGGAGCGGCACTACTTTACCGCCTTTTGCCTGTTTGTGCCCCCGCAGGTGTGGTTGTTGCCGCTCCTGCTCCTGTTGCCTTTGTCATGGGGGTTTTGCCGGCGCTGTCTGTGGCTGCATGGAGTGGCAATCTTGTGGGTGGCCTTTGGTTTTTATGATTTTCACTGGTACCGCCCCAAGGCAGCCTCCAGCCCCGTTTTGCGGGTGATGACTAATAATTACGGGCAAAATAACCGCCAGAGTTTCACGGCGTTTATGCAGCAGGAGCAGCCCGACGTGATTGCCTTGCAGGAGGCTGTGGGCCAGATGGGGCGATTATTGCGAGCTTATACCAACTATCAGGGCCGCGCGTTTGGGGAATTTGTCCTGCTCAGTCGGCATCCCATTCTCAGTTCCGGCCCGATACCGGTGTATGATGCCTTTGGCTGGCCGGTGGGAGCCTGGTTTGAATTGCAGGCGCACTCGCGCACGGTGGTGGTGTACAACGTGCACCTGCCCAGCCCCCGCCGCGAATTATATCGTTTGCGCGGCCTGGGGGTATTGGTGGCCTTGGCCGGCGAAACCGCCGGGGAAAGCCGCAGCAGTCGTTTCCAGGAGGACGTTGCCAAAGCATGGCAGCAGCGGGTGGACATTGCCCAGCGGCTCATTGCCCATCTGCAAAAGGAAAAGCGGCCCTTTGTGGTGGCGGGCGATTTCAACATGCCCAGCCGCGGCTGGTTGCATCGCCAATTCCACGCGGAGTTTGCCGATGCGTTTGCGGAGGCTGGACGTGGCTATGGTCTCACGTTTCCCGGGTACAGCTCCAATCCGCTGACGGGTTTTGGGCCCTGGCTGAGGCTGGATTATGTATTTTGCAGTCCGCAGTTGCGCCCCGTCTATTGCGTGACGGAGCGGGGCCGCCGCAGCCAGCACCGCGCTGTGGCCGCACACCTGGAATGGAAGGAATAA
- the rpmB gene encoding 50S ribosomal protein L28, whose amino-acid sequence MSRVCELTGKRAAKGSIIWRSGKAKKKGGIGTHVTAITKRRFLPNLQRVKAVIDGEVRYVKVAASAIKKGLIVKPPKRHWKKAEAAKA is encoded by the coding sequence ATGTCACGAGTTTGTGAATTGACCGGCAAGCGTGCTGCCAAAGGCAGCATCATCTGGCGCAGTGGCAAGGCCAAGAAGAAGGGCGGCATCGGCACGCACGTGACCGCCATCACCAAACGCCGTTTTCTGCCCAATTTGCAGCGGGTGAAGGCCGTGATTGATGGCGAGGTGCGCTACGTGAAAGTGGCGGCCAGCGCCATCAAAAAGGGCCTGATTGTCAAGCCGCCCAAACGCCATTGGAAGAAGGCGGAAGCGGCCAAGGCCTGA